Below is a window of Oreochromis aureus strain Israel breed Guangdong linkage group 4, ZZ_aureus, whole genome shotgun sequence DNA.
GTATCGGCCTACATTATTTAATGTGTATAGCCAGCTGCACCATTAGAGTATTTCTTTACACTTATTTTATGTACAGCATAGAAGAAAAATGCAGAATCTTTAgttaaaccccccccccaccaaaGCATGCATTGCAAGCGGGAGTACTGTTCAGGAAATGATAGGGTTACGTTTGAGCAACACAAAAAAGTGGAACTCAAAAGCATCAGAATCGCAATCAAGAGCAGCAGGAACTGAAAGTGAAGCTCACTCTCTCATATCTTTGCTTATCTGATGAAAAAACTGCAaagtttatgtgtgtgagcttAGTGGCAtgcattttacagtgtaatgCAGTGGAGGGGTTATGAAAACCTTACATTTCTAAATAATGTTCAACAACATTCAGCACCATCCCTTTAAGGTacgttttttaaaaagacttttAAGACTTTTAATCCTTTATTTGGAACTCAATTTGCAATGTCGTTATTTGCACAACATGCATGATCCATAATTTCCTTCACGTGGATTTAACATGGCCCGGCTTCAACAATGCTGTCTTTTTCATGACCGCCTCCTTCCACTTCCGTGTAACCAGACTCTTGCTTTTGAAACTTCAAGGAGGGCCAGTAGCTCTTGCGTCGCTGAAATGCATCAAGCAATAATAATactcatattattattattattatttagaatATGAACATCAGCTTGACTCAGACTGAACATGTATAGGATATGTTTTGAACTCACCTGAATGAGGTAAAGTGGTGATACAGCAGAAGGATGGTAGCTGACGTAAAGAGATACCAGTATCAGGGCCAAGAGCAGCACCAGGGCAGATGCTAAGCCAGCGATCACTCCTGTGTTAGCCAGCCCAACGCTCTTGGTTGAAGAATCAGTTTTTACATCTGGAACTAAGACAAATTCTTAAGAATCCATTCCCAAACCTAATCTTACCAGGTTCCACAGGTGGTACTCACCACTACCAGTCTTGAAAACTTGATGTTTAGATTCATCTGAAAGAAAGTAAAAGTTTAAATACTTATTCCATTGTAGATTCTGTTGGTCTTTTTTACTGAGCAAACACACAGAGTTTAGTTCCATACTCTCACCATCACTGTCACAGCCTTTTTGTCGTGGAGTCAGAGAGGTAATGTCCTCGATCTCTGGTGTGATGGAGGCCCCAGTGGAGTTGTCATTCCTGGAGTAATCCTCACATGTTGCGCCTTGGCTCTGCCAATACAGTTGACAGTGCAATTAATGATAAACACATGTAAAAACGTggacaatacaatacaataaacTGATATTTAGTCCAACTATACCTCTTCTGCACAATCATAATCCAGCCATTCTTGTCTGTGTCTGTCCATGCCGTCTGAGCATCTAAAACAGGAGACATACAGGGTTAAATGATTATTGTGCTAACACTGCCGGTTTGCAGAATTCCCCACTCACCTCTGCAGTACGTGACACCAACTACAACCAGAGGTTTGGCTGGCTGAGAGGCAGAGCTCACAGCTGTCATGCAGAAGGCAGGCTGCacagggaaagaaaaggaaaacgctgctgatttttaaatctttgacTGTGGAAAGAAATCTCTGGAGATTTAGATATTCACTTACTAGGCAGAGGAGTGAACTCAACAGCAGAGTAGTTGGTAATCTTTGTAACGTCTATCTCAACTCGATGGTACTCATAGATCATTTGCCGTGGGAGATCTGAAAtggaaatattatgatttatatGTGGTTTTTTTTATGGTAGCACTTTATTGTAGTGCACAATTATTGCTGACCTGCTGACTGAGAAGACGGCGACATGACCATGAAGGCATCAGATAACCCAGCTTTCACTGGGTGCTCAGCTGAACTGATCACGTCTACTGACAGAGGTATCtggtaaagacaaaaaaagaa
It encodes the following:
- the LOC116314385 gene encoding plexin domain-containing protein 1-like isoform X3; the encoded protein is MTRVVEDSGKYYTWRIFGPENQRAENLWIDMNDVRHGQVRVHGILSNSYKQAVPVALSFDFPFYGHYLRQITIATGGFIFTGDITHRMLTATQYIAPLMANFDPSYSKESTVQYLDNGEVFVVQWEHVRIPGKESVGGFTFQVALYKTGTITFSYRDIPLSVDVISSAEHPVKAGLSDAFMVMSPSSQSADLPRQMIYEYHRVEIDVTKITNYSAVEFTPLPTCLLHDSCELCLSASQTSGCSWCHVLQRCSDGMDRHRQEWLDYDCAEESQGATCEDYSRNDNSTGASITPEIEDITSLTPRQKGCDSDDESKHQVFKTGSVPDVKTDSSTKSVGLANTGVIAGLASALVLLLALILVSLYVSYHPSAVSPLYLIQRRKSYWPSLKFQKQESGYTEVEGGGHEKDSIVEAGPC
- the LOC116314385 gene encoding plexin domain-containing protein 1-like isoform X1, which produces MCLRLVMLFLCLSQTELAEVWVQQQTDDWYSVAPQQHEDPNGGDSNAYRTLRSSSGHTRVSRAVLGGGLSISTLPDNMTRVVEDSGKYYTWRIFGPENQRAENLWIDMNDVRHGQVRVHGILSNSYKQAVPVALSFDFPFYGHYLRQITIATGGFIFTGDITHRMLTATQYIAPLMANFDPSYSKESTVQYLDNGEVFVVQWEHVRIPGKESVGGFTFQVALYKTGTITFSYRDIPLSVDVISSAEHPVKAGLSDAFMVMSPSSQSADLPRQMIYEYHRVEIDVTKITNYSAVEFTPLPTCLLHDSCELCLSASQTSGCSWCHVLQRCSDGMDRHRQEWLDYDCAEESQGATCEDYSRNDNSTGASITPEIEDITSLTPRQKGCDSDDESKHQVFKTGSVPDVKTDSSTKSVGLANTGVIAGLASALVLLLALILVSLYVSYHPSAVSPLYLIQRRKSYWPSLKFQKQESGYTEVEGGGHEKDSIVEAGPC
- the LOC116314385 gene encoding plexin domain-containing protein 1-like isoform X2, whose product is MCLRLVMLFLCLSQTELAEVWVQQQTDDWYSVAPQQHEDPNGGDSNAYRTLRSSSGHTRVSRAVLGGGLSISTLPDNMTRVVEDSGKYYTWRIFGPENQRAENLWIDMNDVRHGQVRVHGILSNSYKQAVPVALSFDFPFYGHYLRQITIATGGFIFTGDITHRMLTATQYIAPLMANFDPSYSKESTVQYLDNGEVFVVQWEHVRIPGKESVGGFTFQVALYKTGTITFSYRDIPLSVDVISSAEHPVKAGLSDAFMVMSPSSQSADLPRQMIYEYHRVEIDVTKITNYSAVEFTPLPTCLLHDSCELCLSASQTSGCSWCHVLQRCSDGMDRHRQEWLDYDCAEESQGATCEDYSRNDNSTGASITPEIEDITSLTPRQKGCDSDDESKHQVFKTGSDVKTDSSTKSVGLANTGVIAGLASALVLLLALILVSLYVSYHPSAVSPLYLIQRRKSYWPSLKFQKQESGYTEVEGGGHEKDSIVEAGPC